In Oryza sativa Japonica Group chromosome 11, ASM3414082v1, the following are encoded in one genomic region:
- the LOC9268777 gene encoding uncharacterized protein isoform X3, which yields MAPLRVFQNGASLFQGLVERARKTVRGSADDIGWLQQDQSLPPTEDGTARFLEILDAVRKNEHKLPDSMVYLLVPGLFSNHGPLYFVKTKSYFSKMGLACHIAKIHSESSVSKNAREIKEYIEEIYWGSKKRVLLLGHSKGGVDAAAALSLYWPQLKDKVAGLALAQSPYGGSPVASDILREGQLGDYVRLRKLMEILVSKVLKGDLQALEDLTYERRKEFLRQNPLPPEVPIVSFHTEASITPSVLTALSHVAHLELPAAADGNPTRIPVVMPLSAAMAACSQLLVARYGEKSDGLVTRKDAEVPGSVVVRPERKLDHAWMVYSSLKEEPRDQADTSQVCEALLTLLVEVAQKRRHEMAMKDE from the exons ATGGCACCTTTGCGCGTCTTCCAGAATGGGGCTTCACTGTTTCAAGG TCTTGTAGAACGTGCTCGGAAAACTGTTCGTGGCTCAGCCGATGATATTGGATGGCTTCAGCAGGATCAAAGCTTACCTCCAACTGAGGACGGAACTGCCAGATTCTTGGAAATTCTTGATGCTGTGAG AAAAAATGAACACAAGCTGCCTGATTCGATGGTCTATCTGTTGGTTCCAG GCTTGTTTAGTAACCATGGGCCTCTTTACTTTGTCAAGACAAAATCATATTTCTCCAAGATGGGTCTGGCTTGTCACATTGCCAAGATTCACAGTGAG TCTTCAGTAAGTAAAAATGCAAGGGAAATAAAGGAATATATAGAAGAAATATACTGGGGATCGAAGAAGCGGGTGCTACTTCTCGGCCATAGCAAGGGTGGTGTagatgcagcagcagccctCTCCCTTTACTGGCCACAACTGAAAGACAAGGTCGCAGGTTTGGCTTTAGCTCAAAGCCCATATGGAGGAAGCCCGGTTGCTTCAGATATCTTGCGAGAAGGCCAGCTTGGTGATTATGTCAGGTTACGTAAACTCATGGAGATTTTGGTATCCAAAGTCCTTAAG ggTGATCTTCAGGCTCTGGAAGACCTGACATATGAGAGGAGGAAAGAATTCCTGCGGCAGAACCCATTGCCTCCTGAGGTTCCCATTGTCTCATTCCATACAGAGGCTAGCATCACCCCAAGTGTGCTTACTGCCCTCTCTCATGTTGCACACTTGGAGCTCCCAGCTGCAGCTGATGGGAATCCTACTAGGATCCCAGTTGTAATGCCACTTTCAGCTGCAATGGCAGCATGCTCACAACTTCTGGTGGCAAGGTATGGTGAGAAGAGTGATGGTCTTGTGACAAGGAAGGATGCTGAAGTTCCTGGATCAGTAGTAGTCCGGCCAGAGCGGAAGTTAGACCATGCATGGATGGTTTATTCTTCACTCAAAGAGGAACCTAGGGATCAGGCAGACACATCACAGGTATGTGAAGCCCTGCTGACTCTGCTTGTTGAGGTTGCACAGAAACGGAGGCATGAGATGGCTATGAAAGATGAATAA
- the LOC9268777 gene encoding uncharacterized protein isoform X2: MEDLPSNLALNQAASYLAQTASYLTQCLPVSGYTAISDEGQELATLPPASTAGGSSFQASSEQSADSSPGEIDNTGSSSQEITEQMAPLRVFQNGASLFQGLVERARKTVRGSADDIGWLQQDQSLPPTEDGTARFLEILDAVRKNEHKLPDSMVYLLVPGLFSNHGPLYFVKTKSYFSKMGLACHIAKIHSESSVSKNAREIKEYIEEIYWGSKKRVLLLGHSKGGVDAAAALSLYWPQLKDKVAGLALAQSPYGGSPVASDILREGQLGDYVRLRKLMEILVSKVLKGDLQALEDLTYERRKEFLRQNPLPPEVPIVSFHTEASITPSVLTALSHVAHLELPAAADGNPTRIPVVMPLSAAMAACSQLLVARYGEKSDGLVTRKDAEVPGSVVVRPERKLDHAWMVYSSLKEEPRDQADTSQVCEALLTLLVEVAQKRRHEMAMKDE, from the exons ATGGAGGATTTACCTTCAAATCTGG CTTTAAACCAAGCTGCGTCTTATCTGGCCCAGACAGCTTCATATCTTACCCAGTGCCTCCCAGTATCTGGTTACACAG CTATTTCTGACGAAGGGCAAGAGCTAGCGACGCTGCCACCTGCATCAACTGCTGGTGGATCCTCTTTTCAGGCTTCTTCCGAACAGTCAGCAGACTCATCTCCTGGTGAAATTGATAATACTGGAAGCTCATCTCAAGAAATCACAGAACAGATGGCACCTTTGCGCGTCTTCCAGAATGGGGCTTCACTGTTTCAAGG TCTTGTAGAACGTGCTCGGAAAACTGTTCGTGGCTCAGCCGATGATATTGGATGGCTTCAGCAGGATCAAAGCTTACCTCCAACTGAGGACGGAACTGCCAGATTCTTGGAAATTCTTGATGCTGTGAG AAAAAATGAACACAAGCTGCCTGATTCGATGGTCTATCTGTTGGTTCCAG GCTTGTTTAGTAACCATGGGCCTCTTTACTTTGTCAAGACAAAATCATATTTCTCCAAGATGGGTCTGGCTTGTCACATTGCCAAGATTCACAGTGAG TCTTCAGTAAGTAAAAATGCAAGGGAAATAAAGGAATATATAGAAGAAATATACTGGGGATCGAAGAAGCGGGTGCTACTTCTCGGCCATAGCAAGGGTGGTGTagatgcagcagcagccctCTCCCTTTACTGGCCACAACTGAAAGACAAGGTCGCAGGTTTGGCTTTAGCTCAAAGCCCATATGGAGGAAGCCCGGTTGCTTCAGATATCTTGCGAGAAGGCCAGCTTGGTGATTATGTCAGGTTACGTAAACTCATGGAGATTTTGGTATCCAAAGTCCTTAAG ggTGATCTTCAGGCTCTGGAAGACCTGACATATGAGAGGAGGAAAGAATTCCTGCGGCAGAACCCATTGCCTCCTGAGGTTCCCATTGTCTCATTCCATACAGAGGCTAGCATCACCCCAAGTGTGCTTACTGCCCTCTCTCATGTTGCACACTTGGAGCTCCCAGCTGCAGCTGATGGGAATCCTACTAGGATCCCAGTTGTAATGCCACTTTCAGCTGCAATGGCAGCATGCTCACAACTTCTGGTGGCAAGGTATGGTGAGAAGAGTGATGGTCTTGTGACAAGGAAGGATGCTGAAGTTCCTGGATCAGTAGTAGTCCGGCCAGAGCGGAAGTTAGACCATGCATGGATGGTTTATTCTTCACTCAAAGAGGAACCTAGGGATCAGGCAGACACATCACAGGTATGTGAAGCCCTGCTGACTCTGCTTGTTGAGGTTGCACAGAAACGGAGGCATGAGATGGCTATGAAAGATGAATAA
- the LOC9268777 gene encoding uncharacterized protein isoform X1, whose protein sequence is MEDLPSNLGQPSTSASSVDASYSANRIEDSQLFLSVPALNQAASYLAQTASYLTQCLPVSGYTAISDEGQELATLPPASTAGGSSFQASSEQSADSSPGEIDNTGSSSQEITEQMAPLRVFQNGASLFQGLVERARKTVRGSADDIGWLQQDQSLPPTEDGTARFLEILDAVRKNEHKLPDSMVYLLVPGLFSNHGPLYFVKTKSYFSKMGLACHIAKIHSESSVSKNAREIKEYIEEIYWGSKKRVLLLGHSKGGVDAAAALSLYWPQLKDKVAGLALAQSPYGGSPVASDILREGQLGDYVRLRKLMEILVSKVLKGDLQALEDLTYERRKEFLRQNPLPPEVPIVSFHTEASITPSVLTALSHVAHLELPAAADGNPTRIPVVMPLSAAMAACSQLLVARYGEKSDGLVTRKDAEVPGSVVVRPERKLDHAWMVYSSLKEEPRDQADTSQVCEALLTLLVEVAQKRRHEMAMKDE, encoded by the exons ATGGAGGATTTACCTTCAAATCTGGGTCAGCCTTCTACTTCTGCATCATCT GTTGATGCTAGTTATTCAGCCAACAGGATTGAAGATTCACAGCTCTTCCTCTCCGTCCCAGCTTTAAACCAAGCTGCGTCTTATCTGGCCCAGACAGCTTCATATCTTACCCAGTGCCTCCCAGTATCTGGTTACACAG CTATTTCTGACGAAGGGCAAGAGCTAGCGACGCTGCCACCTGCATCAACTGCTGGTGGATCCTCTTTTCAGGCTTCTTCCGAACAGTCAGCAGACTCATCTCCTGGTGAAATTGATAATACTGGAAGCTCATCTCAAGAAATCACAGAACAGATGGCACCTTTGCGCGTCTTCCAGAATGGGGCTTCACTGTTTCAAGG TCTTGTAGAACGTGCTCGGAAAACTGTTCGTGGCTCAGCCGATGATATTGGATGGCTTCAGCAGGATCAAAGCTTACCTCCAACTGAGGACGGAACTGCCAGATTCTTGGAAATTCTTGATGCTGTGAG AAAAAATGAACACAAGCTGCCTGATTCGATGGTCTATCTGTTGGTTCCAG GCTTGTTTAGTAACCATGGGCCTCTTTACTTTGTCAAGACAAAATCATATTTCTCCAAGATGGGTCTGGCTTGTCACATTGCCAAGATTCACAGTGAG TCTTCAGTAAGTAAAAATGCAAGGGAAATAAAGGAATATATAGAAGAAATATACTGGGGATCGAAGAAGCGGGTGCTACTTCTCGGCCATAGCAAGGGTGGTGTagatgcagcagcagccctCTCCCTTTACTGGCCACAACTGAAAGACAAGGTCGCAGGTTTGGCTTTAGCTCAAAGCCCATATGGAGGAAGCCCGGTTGCTTCAGATATCTTGCGAGAAGGCCAGCTTGGTGATTATGTCAGGTTACGTAAACTCATGGAGATTTTGGTATCCAAAGTCCTTAAG ggTGATCTTCAGGCTCTGGAAGACCTGACATATGAGAGGAGGAAAGAATTCCTGCGGCAGAACCCATTGCCTCCTGAGGTTCCCATTGTCTCATTCCATACAGAGGCTAGCATCACCCCAAGTGTGCTTACTGCCCTCTCTCATGTTGCACACTTGGAGCTCCCAGCTGCAGCTGATGGGAATCCTACTAGGATCCCAGTTGTAATGCCACTTTCAGCTGCAATGGCAGCATGCTCACAACTTCTGGTGGCAAGGTATGGTGAGAAGAGTGATGGTCTTGTGACAAGGAAGGATGCTGAAGTTCCTGGATCAGTAGTAGTCCGGCCAGAGCGGAAGTTAGACCATGCATGGATGGTTTATTCTTCACTCAAAGAGGAACCTAGGGATCAGGCAGACACATCACAGGTATGTGAAGCCCTGCTGACTCTGCTTGTTGAGGTTGCACAGAAACGGAGGCATGAGATGGCTATGAAAGATGAATAA